The sequence GGGAAATGTACTGAGCATTGAGGGAACCCAGGGCAATTTCAATGTAAAAGTCTTCAAAAAAGCAACATGTGTGGATCCTGTAGCGTGTATAGGTTGCGCTGAGTGCTGGAATGTGTGTCCTGTTACCATTCCGAACAGTTTTGAAGAGAATCTGAATGATCGGAAAGCGATTTCAGTTCCCTGCGCAGGAGCGCTTCCCAACGTCCCATGGATCGACAGAGAACACTGCCTTCGGTGGAATGGTCAGGAGGAGTGCAATGAATGTGCTGCCGCATGCGTTTTTGAGGCAATTGATTTCTCAGACCAGGACTCCGAACTCAATCTGAATGTTTCTGACATCATACTTGCTACCGGGTATAAACCTTCCGGCGGAGATGATTTAAAAAGCTTCGGATGGGGAAAGAATCCAGGCATCTTCACTGCGCCGGAATTTGAGAGATACTACGCATCGAACGGTCCGACCAGTGGGGAACTGACCACAAAAGATGGAAAAAAGCCTGGTTCTGTGGCGATTATCGTACATGCTGACGGAATAGGAAGCTTCTCACATATAAATACAATGTACTCCTTGAAATTCCTGCATTATCTCGAACAGAAGTTACCTGATACAAAAATCCAGGTATTTCTGGACAGTTCGTATTCACCCGATTCCGCAAAGGACAGATATCATGCACGCTGGAAGGATATCAATACTGACCTTGTCCGTTATAGCGGAATTCCGGAAATCAGTTCCGGATCAAATGATAATCTTATAAACATCTCATGTAATACGGATAAGGGTGAAATCACTGCTGACGCCGAGATGGTTATACTTGGAATATCGATGCAGCCCTCTTCTGGAACAACTGAATTCCTCAATATGCTTGAGTTGAACAGCAACGATGAAGGATTCCTCAGTAATCCTGATGCTGCACATTCATCAGTCCTTTCCGGCA is a genomic window of Candidatus Aegiribacteria sp. containing:
- a CDS encoding FAD-binding protein, whose amino-acid sequence is MAGTTDVLVAGAGVAGMKASLLLAAAGRQVHLVENTSVIGGRIIRCEDIFPSMECATCMVSPLQQDILVNDQINVITMGNVLSIEGTQGNFNVKVFKKATCVDPVACIGCAECWNVCPVTIPNSFEENLNDRKAISVPCAGALPNVPWIDREHCLRWNGQEECNECAAACVFEAIDFSDQDSELNLNVSDIILATGYKPSGGDDLKSFGWGKNPGIFTAPEFERYYASNGPTSGELTTKDGKKPGSVAIIVHADGIGSFSHINTMYSLKFLHYLEQKLPDTKIQVFLDSSYSPDSAKDRYHARWKDINTDLVRYSGIPEISSGSNDNLINISCNTDKGEITADAEMVILGISMQPSSGTTEFLNMLELNSNDEGFLSNPDAAHSSVLSGMPGILIAGCAGGPSDIPVSVTKAAAAVGRILSSSSWMEE